Genomic segment of Aquisalimonas asiatica:
CACAGGCGCTGGAGACGGTCTGGCGACCGCGTGGCTGGCTCCGTTGGCTGCAGTGGCTGGATCGTTGACAGGTCGCATGTGAACGCCTCATGAACCCAGGGAAGGTGCAGGAGTGAAGCGCTGTATCATGTGGTGTGCCCTGACGCTGAGCGTGCTGGGCATTGTCTTCTTTATCGTGCCCAACTCCACATGGAATGACGTTCAGCTTGGCTGGCCGCAGCCGGGGCCGGCGCAGGTGGTCAGTGTCTCGGAGGACGGGCGCTGGGTGGTGAGCTCGCACGCGGACAACCGGATTGTGCTGTGGGATGTCGAGGAGCGGCGCAGCGAGGTGGTGAGTGACGATGGCAATGCTTACTCAGCATATTTTATTAGCGGGCACGATGCGTTTCTCTGGCAGGGCTTGGATGGGGTAGTGCGTATACAGGATGTCCAGGGTGGAGTCATAGACCGTTTCAAGCATCTTCCGGTGTACGGACATGTAATCGGAAGTGATTTAGAAACCTATATTTCCGCAGATGAAGAGTACCGTATCTACCGAAACTGGGGTGAAGATAAGAGTGTCGTAAAATACGACGACGATCGGCCTGCATTTCTGGGGAGCTTGCTCAATCTGGTGGTGTTGGAGCAGTCGGGTTATCTGCTTTCGATTGGGCATGGTTCAGATTTGGATAAGCGACCGATCGAGGCTGATAACCCAAAGGGGCGGAACGCTTATGGGGGGCTAGCTTATGATGGTCCGGTCTTATGGAATTTGTCGACGTGGGAGCCCTTGGTTAAATTCCACGGGCTCTACGGCAAAGCTCATGGAGATCTGAGTCCGGATGGCGAGTATGTAGTAGCTGCGGACGAAAGAGGAATCGCCCGCGTGTGGGAGACTGCGACGGGTCAGGAGCGGTGGTTGTTGGCGAGCTATAACTTCGGGCTTCGGCGGCATACGGAAGGCGGTGATATAGAGCGGGACGATAGTGGTCTGATTGACCTTCCGGATGGATGGAGGACATTGCCCGAGGAAAATGTCGGCGTG
This window contains:
- a CDS encoding WD40 repeat domain-containing protein, producing the protein MKRCIMWCALTLSVLGIVFFIVPNSTWNDVQLGWPQPGPAQVVSVSEDGRWVVSSHADNRIVLWDVEERRSEVVSDDGNAYSAYFISGHDAFLWQGLDGVVRIQDVQGGVIDRFKHLPVYGHVIGSDLETYISADEEYRIYRNWGEDKSVVKYDDDRPAFLGSLLNLVVLEQSGYLLSIGHGSDLDKRPIEADNPKGRNAYGGLAYDGPVLWNLSTWEPLVKFHGLYGKAHGDLSPDGEYVVAADERGIARVWETATGQERWLLASYNFGLRRHTEGGDIERDDSGLIDLPDGWRTLPEENVGVQFVADEWFVRVPKGHPYAALYHIDSPWHQAFFDLGDDPPPATDRYIPSVDATPEAHVLVTGQRYPHGGINVYRFDPETQALETVWRPRGWLRWLQWLDR